The Fortiea contorta PCC 7126 genome has a segment encoding these proteins:
- a CDS encoding PspA/IM30 family protein, whose translation MGQLFGRIKRLVKAELNYSKSEISTDNYENAVALAVLGGVAGASLGKIGILAKGTGLSVGTVPLTATGALTGLALYEAIRLITLADTSSVGAAAIGASVGGGISAAIGGVGVATGGTAFAVGMAPMVAAGSVVGLGIAGLNRLLQRGVDPEKLLDLAIEDMQQELLKLRRAVIPIMVTQKQTRQQYEQAQSEVSKWQRRTQLALQNGHDDLAREALKQKKIFTEKANTLKANLDEQTALVDVLKSQLAAFESKVSEARAFKVQIQSQIIAAKTQERLQNVGCSMNTSSAMAAFERMEAKVFMQESQSQSLVELAGADLESQLAAIESSNEVDEELAALKAQINLKSPVIPSNYTANQVVDEDLEALRKKLDEL comes from the coding sequence ATGGGACAACTGTTTGGTCGAATTAAGCGACTCGTCAAGGCAGAACTTAACTATTCTAAGAGCGAAATCAGCACAGATAACTATGAAAACGCTGTAGCATTAGCGGTACTAGGAGGCGTAGCAGGTGCATCCCTTGGCAAAATAGGGATACTTGCAAAGGGTACTGGCTTGAGCGTTGGTACTGTTCCTTTAACTGCTACAGGTGCTTTAACTGGTCTTGCCTTGTATGAAGCTATAAGACTAATCACACTGGCGGATACTTCATCTGTTGGTGCAGCAGCAATTGGAGCGTCTGTTGGGGGTGGTATTTCTGCTGCCATTGGTGGTGTGGGAGTTGCCACGGGGGGAACTGCCTTTGCTGTTGGTATGGCTCCTATGGTCGCTGCTGGCTCTGTAGTTGGGCTTGGGATAGCTGGCTTAAATCGGCTACTTCAACGAGGAGTTGACCCAGAAAAACTATTAGACCTAGCTATTGAGGATATGCAGCAAGAGTTGTTAAAGTTACGTCGAGCTGTAATCCCAATTATGGTTACTCAAAAACAAACGCGGCAACAGTATGAACAAGCTCAATCTGAAGTGAGTAAGTGGCAAAGACGTACACAACTGGCTTTGCAAAATGGTCATGATGATCTGGCGCGAGAAGCACTCAAGCAAAAAAAGATTTTTACCGAAAAAGCTAATACTCTTAAAGCCAATTTAGATGAACAAACTGCCTTAGTAGATGTCCTCAAAAGTCAACTAGCAGCCTTTGAAAGCAAAGTTTCTGAAGCTAGAGCTTTTAAAGTTCAGATTCAATCCCAAATTATAGCTGCTAAAACTCAGGAGCGACTTCAAAACGTGGGTTGTAGCATGAACACCAGTAGTGCAATGGCAGCATTTGAGAGGATGGAAGCAAAAGTTTTCATGCAAGAATCCCAGAGTCAATCGTTAGTAGAGTTAGCAGGTGCAGACTTAGAAAGCCAATTGGCAGCAATAGAATCCAGTAATGAAGTAGATGAGGAATTGGCTGCTTTAAAAGCACAGATAAATTTAAAATCTCCTGTCATACCATCTAACTACACAGCTAACCAAGTAGTTGATGAAGACTTAGAAGCACTACGAAAAAAACTAGATGAATTATAG
- a CDS encoding GIY-YIG nuclease family protein, with the protein MTLINPFELPCVQLCELKNLPSCTAIYFAIDSDNRLLYIGQATNLAARWKNHHRQYQLEEIDKKYPVKIAWIAWNDSGLAEAEKYLIKKFHPLLNGTEVESSMIIPSEQIFKEFLKSLSRRLIITGIQYKSNDELTNVYLKYDWTDCSPKGTAARIKNFIQENKDKNTSLKFQWNRYGRIFGEVVRPGSRAQKVNARKNLSYNNYWQVACNGVLIHITPTHYYKNLKLSTDTKELAGIKLRALTKVGLAEMSSKYSHEFLGICFYEKDPIPLLWINK; encoded by the coding sequence ATGACATTGATTAATCCTTTTGAGTTGCCTTGCGTTCAGTTATGTGAATTGAAAAATCTTCCTAGTTGTACTGCTATTTACTTTGCAATAGATTCAGATAATCGGCTTCTCTACATAGGACAAGCTACTAATTTAGCAGCCAGATGGAAAAATCATCATCGTCAATACCAACTAGAAGAGATTGATAAAAAATATCCAGTAAAGATAGCTTGGATAGCTTGGAATGATTCAGGATTAGCAGAGGCAGAAAAATATTTAATTAAAAAGTTTCATCCTTTACTCAACGGAACAGAAGTTGAATCTTCTATGATTATTCCTTCAGAGCAAATTTTTAAAGAATTTTTAAAGAGTTTATCTAGACGTTTAATTATTACTGGTATCCAATATAAAAGCAACGATGAACTAACAAATGTTTATTTAAAATATGACTGGACAGACTGTTCACCAAAAGGAACAGCAGCAAGGATTAAAAATTTTATACAAGAGAATAAGGATAAAAATACCAGTCTAAAATTTCAGTGGAATAGATACGGAAGAATATTTGGGGAAGTTGTTCGTCCAGGTAGTAGAGCGCAAAAAGTAAATGCTCGGAAAAATCTTTCATACAATAATTATTGGCAAGTCGCTTGTAATGGAGTTCTTATTCATATCACTCCTACTCATTACTATAAAAATTTAAAATTGAGTACGGATACTAAAGAGCTTGCTGGAATTAAGTTACGAGCGCTCACTAAAGTTGGTTTAGCCGAAATGAGCAGCAAATATTCTCATGAATTTTTGGGTATATGTTTTTATGAAAAAGATCCTATTCCATTACTTTGGATTAATAAATAA
- a CDS encoding HU family DNA-binding protein — protein sequence MKPRKVSINPPKMSVDKKELVRRVSQRLSKPTGAVEEIIDATLEEIYESLKLGDSVALRNFGTFYVRTGRDCWVFKFNPSQRLRQAFGWSSTHKPKP from the coding sequence ATGAAGCCAAGAAAAGTTAGTATCAATCCGCCTAAGATGTCTGTTGATAAAAAGGAACTGGTACGCCGCGTTTCCCAACGTTTGAGTAAACCTACTGGAGCAGTTGAAGAAATTATTGATGCCACCCTTGAAGAAATTTATGAATCTCTAAAACTTGGGGACAGTGTTGCTCTACGGAACTTCGGCACTTTCTATGTCAGAACAGGGCGAGATTGCTGGGTGTTTAAGTTCAATCCCTCACAACGGTTACGTCAAGCGTTTGGGTGGTCGTCTACTCATAAGCCCAAGCCCTAA